The following coding sequences lie in one Capsicum annuum cultivar UCD-10X-F1 chromosome 5, UCD10Xv1.1, whole genome shotgun sequence genomic window:
- the LOC107872684 gene encoding ankyrin repeat-containing protein ITN1-like — translation MLSKKENETSLHIAANEGHTEVVRVLLACIEGHNTKEKLTRMPDASVDTALHKAVRSQHLDVVNLLVKEDSEFEFPPNHAQETPLYLAAVSGFHDTLINILESCKKLTYAAGPSKRTPLHAAVIQEHSDCIRSL, via the exons ATGctgtcaaaaaaagaaaatgaaacctCTCTTCACATAGCAGCTAATGAAGGGCACACTGAAGTTGTCCGTGTGCTACTTGCATGTATAGAAGGTCATAATACTAAGGAGAAACTCACGAGGATGCCGGATGCTAGTGTAGATACAGCGCTGCACAAGGCCGTGAGGAGCCAACATCTAGATGTGGTTAATCTCTTGGTGAAAGAAGATTCTGAATTCGAATTTCCACCTAACCATGCGCAGGAGACGCCACTGTATCTGGCGGCTGTATCTGGTTTTCATGATACTTTGATTAACATCTTGGAATCCTGCAAGAAACTAACTTATGCTGCAGGTCCATCTAAAAGAACGCCTCTGCATGCAGCAGTAATTCAGGAACATAGCG ATTGCATTAGATCACTATGA